A region of Thermococcus piezophilus DNA encodes the following proteins:
- a CDS encoding MBL fold metallo-hydrolase, which yields MRIIWYGHACFWVETNGVRLLIDPYPEVDDDRIGEVDYILITHEHSDHYGKVELLSRLRNATVIGPKPVYLMAISDGVTRVKEIEEGQTLELDNGVKVTAIYMEHPSSQYPLGYLIEGDKTVFHTGDTYSAPALQRLRGNIDVLMVPISGRSTANEREATQIIEDIRPKIVIPMHYGVYGGGSVEKLQDELRKRRVWAVVKPLQFYEELSL from the coding sequence ATGAGGATCATCTGGTACGGACACGCGTGCTTTTGGGTCGAGACCAACGGCGTGAGACTGCTCATCGACCCCTACCCTGAGGTTGACGATGACCGAATTGGTGAGGTTGACTACATCCTCATAACCCACGAGCACAGTGACCACTACGGAAAGGTCGAGCTGCTCTCAAGGCTCCGCAATGCGACGGTCATAGGGCCAAAGCCAGTCTACCTTATGGCTATCAGCGATGGCGTAACCAGGGTAAAGGAGATTGAAGAGGGTCAAACCCTCGAACTTGACAACGGGGTTAAAGTTACGGCGATCTACATGGAGCACCCCTCGAGCCAGTACCCGCTTGGATACCTGATAGAGGGCGACAAGACGGTATTCCACACCGGAGATACCTATTCAGCTCCGGCCCTTCAGAGGCTCCGAGGAAATATCGATGTGCTGATGGTGCCCATAAGCGGCCGTTCAACGGCAAATGAGCGAGAGGCCACACAAATCATCGAGGACATCAGGCCAAAGATAGTTATTCCAATGCACTACGGGGTTTACGGCGGGGGCAGCGTCGAGAAGCTCCAGGACGAGCTGAGAAAGAGGCGTGTTTGGGCTGTGGTAAAACCCCTCCAGTTCTACGAGGAGCTCTCACTTTAG
- the radB gene encoding DNA repair and recombination protein RadB, giving the protein MLTTGVKSLDELLGGGIASEVLTQVYGSFATGKTTLALQVGLLSGGKVAYIDTEGSFFPERLAQMASAWGLDPGETLHRFILFTPSDFKEQRRTIGSLKRIIDKTFSLIVVDSITAHYRVEEQRKNLTAELGKQLQVLLWLARKNRIPVIVINQVHFDSRAERLKPVAEHTLGYRCKDILRLDKLNTPGLRVAILERHRFKPEGGIVYFRITEKGIEDALETGEVKKEGNLTPF; this is encoded by the coding sequence ATGCTGACCACGGGGGTCAAATCACTCGACGAGCTATTAGGAGGCGGCATAGCCTCCGAGGTTCTAACACAGGTTTATGGTAGCTTTGCAACTGGCAAAACTACGCTGGCGCTCCAGGTCGGACTTCTGAGTGGAGGGAAGGTCGCATACATTGATACAGAGGGAAGTTTTTTTCCAGAGCGGCTCGCTCAAATGGCCTCAGCGTGGGGTCTTGATCCCGGCGAGACTCTTCATAGATTCATCCTCTTCACACCGAGTGACTTCAAGGAGCAGAGACGAACGATAGGCAGCCTAAAGAGGATTATTGACAAAACGTTTTCCCTCATCGTCGTTGATTCTATAACCGCCCACTACCGCGTCGAGGAGCAGAGGAAAAACCTGACAGCTGAATTAGGGAAGCAGTTACAGGTTCTCCTCTGGCTCGCGAGGAAGAACAGAATTCCAGTCATCGTCATAAACCAGGTGCACTTCGACTCCCGCGCCGAGAGGCTCAAGCCGGTGGCCGAGCACACCCTCGGTTACCGCTGCAAGGACATACTGAGGTTGGACAAGCTGAACACGCCGGGGCTAAGGGTTGCAATCCTTGAGAGGCACCGTTTTAAGCCAGAGGGCGGAATAGTCTACTTCAGGATAACGGAGAAGGGCATAGAGGACGCGCTTGAAACTGGGGAAGTCAAGAAAGAGGGCAACCTCACTCCATTCTGA
- a CDS encoding Rne/Rng family ribonuclease translates to MSTDTGVSVRVRGIYSTALTKVLLDRGFGIVQSSQKIVERFNLDRTYDEFDVDIYDKKDHHGVILVGTKVEEVRKVLEEELIDVFFRRLPYQIYGIYKGMVVKRDERYVYIDIGSAIGTVVAEELPNVMEGDEVLVQVKKHNLLPHLSVTLTIPGDYAVLIPKPIGAQRHVKISRKIRDQGERERLRILGLSIGLGEWGILWRTAAAYKDWNTLRDEIIRLSKLADRLKKADSYTAPSVIIEGRNIYEVEFGGGAKKKLDEIRNKIVPTVEGHHQLKAYDPELSFAVEIAEGILSKVPSQREKVKQGLWEALIANKGPRKGWLFSLEHYKPDGQRIRIGPGEIMEVSMNPLKVTMKRHLKPGKVYDGLDLPIEFGDYVITEIEAGKWWFVHRYYDRNGNLKGEYYNINTPVEIYPDRARYVDLEVDIVKWPDGKKEIIDKEKLTEHYEEGIITEKLYRAVLRITQEVFEKV, encoded by the coding sequence GTGTCTACAGACACAGGAGTTTCAGTTCGGGTTAGGGGCATCTACAGCACAGCCTTGACCAAAGTGCTCCTTGACAGGGGCTTTGGTATCGTCCAGTCGAGCCAGAAGATCGTCGAGCGCTTCAACCTCGACAGAACCTACGACGAGTTTGATGTTGACATATACGACAAGAAGGATCACCATGGTGTTATTCTCGTCGGAACAAAGGTTGAGGAAGTTAGGAAAGTTCTGGAGGAGGAACTAATAGACGTTTTCTTTAGAAGGCTTCCCTATCAGATCTACGGTATCTACAAGGGCATGGTGGTTAAACGGGATGAGCGCTACGTCTATATCGACATAGGGAGTGCTATCGGAACCGTCGTTGCAGAGGAACTTCCGAACGTTATGGAGGGCGATGAGGTTCTCGTTCAAGTGAAGAAGCACAACCTCCTGCCGCACTTGAGCGTTACACTGACCATCCCCGGCGACTACGCCGTGCTGATTCCAAAGCCGATAGGGGCGCAGAGGCACGTCAAGATTTCAAGGAAAATACGCGACCAGGGTGAGAGGGAGAGGCTGAGGATTCTCGGGCTGAGCATAGGCCTCGGTGAGTGGGGTATCCTCTGGAGGACGGCCGCTGCCTACAAAGACTGGAACACCCTCAGGGACGAGATAATAAGGCTCTCAAAGCTCGCGGACAGGCTCAAGAAGGCCGATTCATACACAGCTCCGTCCGTTATAATCGAGGGAAGGAACATCTACGAGGTCGAGTTCGGTGGAGGAGCCAAGAAAAAGCTGGACGAGATAAGGAACAAGATCGTTCCGACGGTCGAGGGCCACCACCAGCTCAAGGCCTACGATCCCGAGCTGAGCTTCGCCGTCGAGATAGCTGAGGGTATTCTGAGCAAAGTCCCGTCCCAGAGGGAGAAGGTGAAGCAGGGCCTCTGGGAGGCGCTGATAGCCAACAAGGGTCCAAGGAAGGGCTGGCTCTTCAGCCTTGAACACTACAAACCCGACGGCCAGAGGATAAGAATCGGACCTGGCGAGATAATGGAGGTCTCAATGAACCCCTTGAAGGTGACCATGAAGCGCCATCTAAAGCCGGGTAAGGTCTACGACGGCCTAGACCTGCCGATAGAGTTCGGCGACTACGTGATCACTGAGATAGAGGCCGGAAAGTGGTGGTTCGTCCACAGGTACTACGACAGGAACGGCAACCTGAAGGGCGAGTACTACAACATCAACACTCCAGTTGAGATTTACCCGGACAGGGCGCGCTACGTGGACCTCGAGGTGGACATCGTCAAGTGGCCCGACGGCAAGAAGGAAATAATAGACAAGGAGAAGCTCACGGAGCACTACGAGGAGGGCATTATCACGGAGAAGCTCTATCGGGCCGTTCTGAGGATAACGCAGGAGGTCTTTGAGAAGGTCTGA